A segment of the Cyanobacteria bacterium FACHB-DQ100 genome:
TTTGATAGTAGGCTCAATCCTTCGATCGACCCAAAGTTGCTTTACATCTCTACAGCGGTTCATCAAATCAAACACGAACTCAAAAAGCCAACCGCGAATGGGTTCCTCCAATCCGATAGTGTTGAAAAGTTTAGAAGTTGCTCGTTACTGCCGGAGGCAGTAAGTCGGTAAGCCAGCGCTGTGAGTTGGCAAACCAAATAAATCACCTGAGTAAAAGCTGTCTTCGATTTCTGCCTCACTTAACCCGACGGATGCGGTTGTGATGTAAAGTGTCGTTCGATCGACTCCACCAAACGTACAGGCGGTGGGGCGCTGAACGGGCAGTTTTACGCGCATCATTTCTTTGCCATCGGGATCAAAGCGAATTATGCACCAGCCGTTCACAATGCTTCCCCATGGACGCGCAATGGAAATTCGTCGAGTCCAGTACTCCTCCCATCCGACCAGACGCTTGCCGATTTTCCTCGCCGAATGTATGAGTTGCTCGATACGCTGGAAGAAGTGAAAGGGCGTTGCCTTTGGCACAGCAAAGCTGCCCGCAACTCGATATTCTGCATGACTTGTTAACCACCCTGCCGAATACCACGATTCAAGGGATTGTGACCGATATCCGCGAAGGCGTGACCGAGGGCAGAGTGACGATCATGGGAGTAGTCGCTTGCAAACTTCGCCGCACCCAGTTTGATCTGGGTGATCCAACTTATGAACTCGCGGTCAAAGCCCACCAAGCTCGCATCCCAATTCTTTGCCAAGGCGATTTACTGAAACAGGGGCGCTCCTTTACCTTGCAGCATCCCAAAAACTTCACGCTCGATCTGGATGCTTGGATAGGTTCACGCGAAGCGGCTCAAGCGCTCAACTAAACAGAGGGTTGAAGTTGAAAGTGCAGCGAACAGCTTCGCTGCGCCAAGGGCGTGCGCAGTAATGGAACAAGTCTGGAGCCAGAAGTTGTTAGATCGGATTGCGCTATGAACGTTTAAGTGCTAGAGATTAAACCTGGCAGCGATGCTAATTCTTGTGAGGTTTGCCTTAGACACTATCAACTTAACCGGGAGTATTTAAAATTAAGCACTGTAATTCCCTTAATCGTCAGTCTCGCTCAAGTTTACGCAGCATTTTTCATACTAGTGATTTCCCACTAATCTTCTAAGCGTTGGCGCAATGTTATCAGCCATCATTGCTGGCAGAGAAGAGATGACGATTGGTAAAGAGCAAGCTTTGCTAGTTATTAATTTTGACTTTAATATCATCAATCTTCTTGTCAGAATTGACGTAAACCGTGCCCTTCGATAGGTGGTTGAGCAGCGGTAGGGCTGTGTTCATGCTGGAATCGAACTCATTTTTCACTTCAGCCGGGACAAAGACGACTTTGACTTCACTCTGAGCTTGCTGTTGCTGCTTGATCAACATCGTCAGTTCATCTAGCTTCTTGGAATACTCAGCATCCAACTTTTGGTGAAGTAGTTCGAGATTTTGAGCGGCTTGTACTGTGACCTGGTAGTTGTGATTCGCATTTTCCCGATCTTCCTCTGACTGACGATTTTGGCTCATCAAGACAACCGGAGCAGTGTAAGCAGAGGCAAACGAAAATACCAGGTTCAACAGAATGAAGGGTTGTTCATCCCAGTGAGGCATACCGGGGACAGAGTTAAACGTAATCCAACCCGCCAGCACAGTCGATTGTCCAATCAAAAACGCCCAAGAACCAACTTTTGCTGCCATTTTGTCTGCTATCTTTTGACCGAGAGTTAAGGGCTTCTTCTCAGGAGGCTGAATCTTTCTAGGATTTATCACAACTGCGGATTGCC
Coding sequences within it:
- a CDS encoding SMP-30/gluconolactonase/LRE family protein translates to MPKATPFHFFQRIEQLIHSARKIGKRLVGWEEYWTRRISIARPWGSIVNGWCIIRFDPDGKEMMRVKLPVQRPTACTFGGVDRTTLYITTASVGLSEAEIEDSFYSGDLFGLPTHSAGLPTYCLRQ
- a CDS encoding DUF1003 domain-containing protein; the protein is MAAKVGSWAFLIGQSTVLAGWITFNSVPGMPHWDEQPFILLNLVFSFASAYTAPVVLMSQNRQSEEDRENANHNYQVTVQAAQNLELLHQKLDAEYSKKLDELTMLIKQQQQAQSEVKVVFVPAEVKNEFDSSMNTALPLLNHLSKGTVYVNSDKKIDDIKVKINN